The following are from one region of the Stenotrophomonas lactitubi genome:
- the trxA gene encoding thioredoxin produces MTETTYVFDATTATFEAEVLQKSLQTPVLVDFWATWCEPCKTLGPMLEKLAGEYNGAFELAKVDVDKEQQIAAAFQIRSVPTVFLVKGGQLVDGFPGALPEGQLREFLAQHGVVPADVGDAIAEDEAPLDPQAQVDVLRAQIAAEPDKDELKLDLALALLQVGGVDEAATLIDALPANLATDDRAVRGRARLSFAAALKDAPPAEVLDARIAADGKDLQARHLRGVQLLLAGEDEAALEQFLEMLRIDRGFQEGLPRKALIDAFNVIADEDLVGRSRRRMASLLF; encoded by the coding sequence ATTCGACGCCACCACCGCTACCTTCGAGGCGGAAGTGCTGCAGAAGTCGCTGCAGACGCCGGTCCTGGTGGACTTCTGGGCGACCTGGTGCGAACCGTGCAAGACCCTCGGCCCGATGCTGGAGAAGTTGGCCGGCGAATACAACGGCGCCTTCGAGCTGGCCAAGGTCGATGTGGACAAGGAACAGCAGATCGCCGCGGCCTTCCAGATCCGTTCGGTGCCCACCGTGTTCCTGGTCAAGGGTGGACAGCTGGTGGACGGCTTCCCCGGCGCCCTGCCGGAAGGTCAGCTGCGTGAATTCCTGGCCCAGCATGGCGTTGTGCCGGCCGATGTCGGCGACGCCATTGCCGAGGACGAGGCCCCGCTCGACCCGCAGGCGCAGGTGGACGTGCTGCGCGCGCAGATCGCTGCCGAGCCGGACAAGGACGAGCTGAAGCTCGACCTGGCCCTGGCCCTGCTGCAGGTTGGCGGCGTGGACGAGGCCGCTACCCTGATCGACGCCCTGCCCGCCAACCTGGCCACCGACGACCGCGCCGTGCGTGGCCGCGCCCGGCTCTCCTTCGCCGCCGCGCTGAAGGACGCCCCGCCCGCCGAGGTGCTGGATGCGCGCATCGCCGCCGACGGCAAGGATCTGCAGGCGCGTCACCTGCGCGGCGTACAGCTGCTGCTGGCCGGCGAGGATGAAGCCGCACTGGAACAGTTCCTGGAGATGCTGCGGATCGACCGCGGCTTCCAGGAAGGACTGCCGCGCAAGGCGCTGATCGATGCCTTCAACGTCATCGCCGACGAAGACCTGGTAGGCCGCTCGCGGCGCCGGATGGCCTCCCTGCTGTTCTGA
- a CDS encoding FecR family protein codes for MGSCSCAPALPGQHSVTVGRSSSFIIRFLRTLLCALFLLPALAGAQDWNYRVRPGDTLWDLGAAYLKPSVGWQQLQQHNRIDNPYRLPPGELLRFPIGWLRIEPAPARVLAVRGQVELSAADGSSSRAVRAGEELHIGDAIQTKADSSITLEFADASRLQLREYSRLRLDQLSRYGRTGMVDTRLRLQQGRASNRVTPARGPASRYIIDAPTATSSVRGTVFRVSAGDDAQTGATEVLEGKVQVGNPHGQRLVHPGQASRSAGSGTAPEAVSGLLPAPHLRADSTRLGALPAQLAWEPVTGADHYRVEVVQAATPEILLFAATTTDTGLVIGELPPGALRLLLRAVDAQGVEGLDASEDFLLGDQPPPPLTISPVQGQTVNSDRPRFHWSQAPGASSSVLQVADEPQFLQPLREQSTDGTDLRLGEPLPPGQYYWRIASRDGQGHQGRYGQALTLQLSNEPVDPALQPPEATDGELTLRWQAGSDGQRYRVQVDRRGDFNAPLVDSTVDEPQVSLKRPWRGMLHIRVQYIDDDGHAGPFSPAQQVKLPCRLCYGAGGGVLLLWLLL; via the coding sequence ATGGGGTCTTGCAGCTGCGCCCCCGCTTTGCCGGGACAGCATTCCGTGACCGTTGGCCGCTCGTCGTCTTTCATCATCCGTTTCCTGCGCACACTGTTGTGTGCCCTCTTCCTGTTGCCGGCGCTCGCCGGCGCGCAGGACTGGAACTATCGGGTCCGCCCCGGCGATACCCTGTGGGACCTGGGCGCTGCCTACCTCAAGCCGAGCGTGGGCTGGCAGCAGCTGCAGCAGCACAACCGCATCGACAATCCATACCGGCTGCCGCCGGGCGAACTGCTGCGCTTCCCGATCGGCTGGTTGCGCATCGAACCCGCACCGGCGCGGGTACTGGCCGTGCGTGGGCAGGTTGAACTGAGCGCGGCCGATGGCAGCAGCAGCCGCGCCGTGCGCGCAGGCGAAGAGCTGCACATCGGCGATGCGATCCAGACGAAGGCCGATTCCAGCATCACCCTGGAATTTGCCGACGCGTCGCGGTTGCAGCTGCGCGAATACTCACGCCTGCGCCTGGACCAGCTCAGCCGCTATGGCCGCACCGGCATGGTAGATACCCGCCTGCGCCTGCAGCAGGGCCGCGCCAGCAACCGGGTCACCCCTGCGCGCGGGCCGGCCTCTCGCTACATCATCGATGCACCGACGGCCACCAGCAGCGTGCGCGGGACCGTGTTCCGGGTCAGTGCCGGCGACGACGCCCAGACCGGTGCCACCGAAGTACTGGAAGGCAAGGTGCAGGTCGGCAACCCGCATGGCCAGCGTCTGGTGCACCCTGGCCAGGCCAGCCGCAGCGCGGGCAGCGGAACGGCACCCGAAGCGGTTTCCGGTCTGCTGCCGGCACCGCACCTGCGTGCCGATTCGACCCGCCTGGGAGCCTTGCCGGCCCAGCTCGCCTGGGAACCGGTGACGGGTGCCGATCACTACCGGGTGGAAGTCGTGCAGGCCGCAACTCCGGAAATCCTGTTGTTTGCGGCCACCACCACCGACACCGGGCTGGTGATCGGCGAGCTGCCACCGGGGGCGCTGCGCCTGCTGCTGCGCGCAGTGGATGCACAGGGTGTGGAAGGTCTCGATGCCAGCGAGGATTTCCTCCTCGGCGACCAGCCGCCACCGCCGCTGACCATTTCCCCGGTGCAAGGGCAGACGGTCAACAGCGACCGGCCGCGCTTCCACTGGAGCCAGGCGCCCGGTGCCAGCAGCAGTGTGCTGCAGGTGGCCGACGAACCGCAGTTCCTGCAGCCGCTGCGCGAGCAGAGCACCGATGGCACCGACCTGCGCCTGGGCGAGCCGCTGCCTCCCGGCCAGTACTACTGGCGGATCGCTTCGCGTGATGGCCAGGGCCATCAGGGTCGCTACGGCCAGGCACTGACGCTGCAACTGAGCAATGAACCAGTGGACCCGGCGCTACAGCCGCCCGAAGCCACCGATGGCGAGCTGACGCTGCGCTGGCAGGCGGGAAGCGATGGCCAGCGCTACCGGGTGCAGGTCGATCGTCGCGGTGATTTCAACGCGCCGCTGGTCGATAGCACCGTTGACGAACCGCAGGTCAGCCTCAAGCGCCCGTGGCGCGGCATGCTGCACATCCGCGTGCAGTACATCGACGACGACGGCCACGCAGGCCCGTTCTCGCCTGCCCAACAGGTCAAGCTGCCGTGCCGCCTGTGCTACGGCGCGGGCGGCGGTGTTCTGCTGCTGTGGCTGTTGCTGTGA